One Pelorhabdus rhamnosifermentans genomic region harbors:
- the aroH gene encoding chorismate mutase — protein MIVLLRGIRGATTVEKDDSINVAEAVQEMLTALIEANQLDTSDIGAVIFSSTPDLNSAFPAAGARALGWSDVPLFGTVEIDNPNGIIRCIRVLILYNTTKSQQEIRHVYLRRATALRPDIA, from the coding sequence ATGATTGTTTTGCTACGGGGAATTCGTGGAGCGACAACAGTAGAAAAGGATGATAGTATTAACGTTGCAGAAGCTGTACAAGAAATGTTGACTGCACTCATCGAGGCGAATCAATTGGATACGTCAGATATTGGAGCGGTTATTTTCAGTTCAACACCTGATTTAAATAGTGCTTTTCCTGCTGCTGGGGCAAGGGCACTGGGATGGTCTGATGTGCCATTATTTGGTACAGTGGAAATTGACAACCCTAACGGCATTATACGTTGTATTCGAGTGCTAATCTTATATAATACAACGAAAAGTCAACAGGAAATTCGGCATGTTTATTTGCGGCGAGCGACTGCGCTTAGGCCGGATATTGCGTAG
- a CDS encoding glycosyltransferase family 2 protein encodes MLISIVVPVFNEQDNVDIFTAEVIKSMQSSDYDFEILFVDDGSSDATPLILDRISQADSRVKAFILARNFGHQVALSCGLDHAFGDAVITMDGDLQHPPEMIPLLLQKWEEGFEVVQTVRKSTEGVSWFKTVTSNLFYKLINAMSNVQIIAGGSDFRLLDQKVVQSFRQFKERARFIRGMISDIGYKQVQIEFVAPPRFAGTSKFSIRKMLNFALDGITAYSKMPLRFALYLGVLFGVFSLLVMLQVVYIKIFTEEAVPGWATTVVSILLLGGVQLIGMGIIGEYVGRIFEEVKQRPLYLVRAELKKDKKTDKSHTS; translated from the coding sequence ATGCTTATTTCGATTGTTGTCCCTGTTTTTAATGAGCAGGATAATGTGGATATTTTTACTGCTGAAGTGATCAAAAGCATGCAGTCCAGTGACTATGATTTTGAAATCCTCTTTGTTGATGACGGATCAAGTGATGCTACACCGCTTATTTTAGACCGCATTTCACAGGCTGATTCACGTGTTAAGGCGTTTATTTTGGCTCGGAATTTTGGTCATCAAGTTGCATTAAGCTGCGGTCTTGATCATGCTTTCGGTGATGCTGTTATTACGATGGACGGTGACTTGCAGCATCCACCGGAAATGATTCCCTTGTTACTTCAAAAATGGGAAGAAGGCTTTGAAGTTGTACAAACTGTTCGGAAAAGTACCGAAGGTGTTTCATGGTTTAAGACAGTTACATCAAATTTGTTTTATAAATTGATTAATGCCATGTCGAATGTGCAAATTATTGCTGGTGGCTCAGATTTTCGTTTGCTTGATCAGAAAGTGGTTCAGAGTTTTCGACAATTTAAGGAACGCGCGCGGTTTATTCGGGGGATGATCAGTGATATTGGTTATAAACAGGTTCAAATTGAATTTGTTGCACCGCCGCGTTTTGCGGGTACATCTAAATTTTCTATTCGTAAAATGTTGAATTTTGCTTTAGACGGTATTACGGCTTATTCAAAAATGCCTTTGCGGTTTGCCTTGTATTTAGGTGTGCTGTTTGGTGTGTTTAGCTTATTAGTTATGTTGCAGGTCGTTTATATTAAAATATTTACTGAAGAAGCTGTACCTGGTTGGGCGACTACGGTTGTGAGCATTCTTTTATTAGGCGGCGTTCAACTGATCGGCATGGGCATCATTGGTGAATATGTGGGGCGAATTTTTGAAGAAGTAAAACAACGTCCGCTTTATTTAGTTCGTGCTGAATTAAAAAAAGACAAAAAAACAGACAAAAGTCACACATCTTGA
- a CDS encoding C40 family peptidase — MKHFFRIFFCLLVFISFVSLASASGSYQEGDQGQEVAAIQKQLDALGYNAGSVDGDFGSQTTAAVKAFQRDRGLDSDGVVGYATYRALMGRDIPVSRDSSSVSSARGIIQTALNFRGVPYSFGGTTPDAFDCSGFTRYVYSSYGVYLPRAADEQFDVGRSVSYSRLQPGDLVFFSTYAEGASHVGIYLGNGQFISATTSRGVAVDHLESSYWGSRYIGARRVL; from the coding sequence GTGAAACATTTTTTCCGAATCTTTTTTTGTTTGTTAGTGTTTATCAGTTTCGTTTCCCTAGCTTCTGCATCAGGTTCTTATCAAGAAGGTGACCAGGGTCAAGAGGTTGCCGCAATACAAAAACAGCTTGATGCGCTCGGTTACAATGCAGGTTCTGTCGATGGTGATTTCGGTTCACAAACCACTGCTGCAGTAAAAGCTTTTCAACGCGACCGTGGCCTTGATTCAGACGGGGTTGTCGGTTATGCTACATATCGTGCACTTATGGGGCGTGACATTCCAGTAAGTCGTGATTCTTCGAGTGTTTCATCTGCGCGAGGAATCATACAAACAGCCTTAAATTTCCGGGGTGTTCCTTATAGTTTTGGTGGAACAACACCGGATGCTTTTGACTGCTCTGGCTTTACTCGTTATGTTTATAGTTCCTATGGTGTATATTTACCTCGTGCAGCTGATGAACAGTTCGATGTCGGAAGAAGCGTATCTTATAGCAGGCTACAGCCTGGGGATCTTGTTTTCTTTTCGACTTATGCCGAAGGTGCTTCTCATGTCGGTATCTATCTTGGCAATGGACAATTCATTAGTGCAACAACTAGTCGCGGTGTAGCTGTGGATCATCTTGAAAGCAGTTACTGGGGCTCACGGTATATTGGTGCTCGGCGTGTATTGTAA